Part of the Candidatus Omnitrophota bacterium genome, TACCTTTTTTCTTTGCATAAGAAACCATCTTTGCTATTTCCTCGTGCAATAATGGTTCACCGCGATAACTTAATTTTATTGCCCAAAGCCTATTTTCCGAACCCTCGTCTATAATCCTTTTATATAAATCTATATCCATATCGCTTAGTTTGGTATTTTTAAGTAGATGCAACTTGTCGCAGAATGTGCATTTAATATTACAGCGATTGGTTATCTCAATATCCAAATGCATGGGGAAATCCCTAACGATAAAATTAGTGGGATATTCTACCCAACATCTACGGTATTCTTTATACTCCCCTGACTGTTCTTCAGAAAAAGATGTGCCAGCGAGAGAATAAAAATTCGAGTTTGGTTTTATATAGGCCATTTTATTTATATCTATTCATCATATAAAAAATTTTAACTACGTTTAGGCAGCATTATATTACCGCCCAATTTAGCTATCTTTCTAAATCTCCTGAAGAACGGCCCTAAAAATATATTACGCTCCAACCTCTCATAGTTACTTATCCAAAGAACCCGCCTTGCTCTTAATAGGTCGATGTCTTTATAGACCAGATATTGAAATCTTTTGTATAATTTCATAAGTTTGGCATTCTTAATAGTGGGTAAAGTAAGCCTTGACTGTCGCCTATCAAAAAATTTACATGGGTTATTCTTCCTTAATAAACCTTTCTCTCGGCAGTAATCCCCCAGCTCCGTACCTTCGTAAGGGCTAAATATATTTACTCCAGTTACCGTAGGATTCATTTTTCTATTAAAATTTATTGTCTCTAAAATAGTTTCCTCTGTTTCGTTAGGAACCCCGATAATATTTACTGACTGCGTCTCAAGACCCGCCTCTTTTGCCCACGTAAATACATTCTCCAATTGTGCCTTTGTAATATCCCTTTTAAAAACAACATTCCTGATATAATCGTTAGCGGATTCTACGGCTAAGAAAATCCTATAGCATCCGGCATCTTTAAGCCTAAAAAGAATATCTTTAGTGCAGACATCCGGCCTGATGTGACACATAAAGGAAAGTTTAAATCTTTTCTTGTAATTAGGTAAGAAATCATCTAGCCAATTTCTATTTAAGATAAAAAGGTCATCGATAAAATATAGTTTGTCGAATGTATATTTGGTTTTTAGCACATCTATCTCTTCAAGGCTCTTTTCTACGCTATTATATCTTATAATATTATTTTCTTCTCCGTAAACGCGCGCAATCGCATAATTAGAACAATAGGTACAATGAAAAGGGCATCCGCGGCTGGTCATTATTGTCGCCATGCTGTTATTTTCGTTTATAATGGACTGGTAATCATAAATATCCCTGTCCGGAAAAGGCAAATCCTCGAGATTTTTAACCCTGGGCCTTAATTTGTTCTTTACTAATCTATTTGTATCTACATAGCAAAAATTATCCGTATCCTGATAGCGGGCACCTGCCCGGACATTCGAAACGAAATCTACGAATGAAGACTCGCTCTCTCCTATAAAAAACCCGTCAAATAAGAAAGAAGAAAAAAGAGATTCAGGGAATATGGTCGGATGTACACCGCCGCATACAATAATACCTTTATGAATCCGCTTTATCATTTTTGCCAATTCGCAAATAAATACAAACTGCGAAGAAACTGCCGAAAAACCGATAACTTTAGGCCTCTCCTCTAAAACAGCTTTTAATACCTTTTTATAATCCTTTTTAGACCGAACAATAATCAGTTTTGGCTGAAAACCGCTATTCTTAAGAACGCTGGATAAATATCCTATTCCAAAACTATAAACATCAGAGTGAAACCCATTTATATTGGTGTAAACAAATAAAACATCCGCCCCCTTAGACACTTTCCTCTCTCCCATAACGTCTTTAACTTATGTTACCTACTTCCTCTTGATGTATAAATTTTCTAAAAATATCGGAATTTTGTAATAGCGCCTTAAAACTGCCCTGGTCAATAATCCTGCCGGCATGCATGACATAAATATGGTCGGCCTGCTCAAGGGTACTGGCGCGGTGCGCCACAAATATAACGGTTAAATCTTTCTTAAAATCCTTAAGCGCCGCATATAGCCTTGCCTCGGTATGGCCGTCTAAGGCAGAGGTAGCTTCATCAAGAATGAGGATCTGCGGGTCCCTGTATAAAGCCCTGGCTATGCCGATTCTCTGCCTCTGCCCTCCGGATAGTCTGATACCTTTTTCGCCTACCACGGTTTTAGTTGCCTGCGGTAAATCCTTAATTACAGACTCCAACTGCGCTATCTCAGTTGCCTGTTTAAGTTTCGCAAAATCAATCTTATCTGCGGCAATACCAAAGGCGATATTCGCCTCTATAGTATCGTCTATAAGAAAAATATGCTGCGGGACATAGCTTATATTTTTACGGTATTCCAGGATATTCCCCGGGTTGACTGCTGCACGGCCATAATACAAAGTGCCTTTTGCTGGAGTTAACAAGCCCATTACGACATCTATTAACGTACTCTTTCCTGCCCCTGTTTCGCCTGCAAAGGCAATAAATTTATGCTTTGGAATGATAAGGCTGAATTCCTTAAGAATAGGTAAAGCGGCTGTTTTATACTGGAAGGTGATATTTTCTAAACGGATATCCTCGGGCCCTTGTGGGAACTCCATATTAATAGAAACATCTTCGTTAATTCTCTCTTCGGCAGTATCTTCTTTTAAGATTTCATAAACAATATCCAGGTTATAAGAATAATATTTAATGCTATTGTAATTATTGTAGATGTTCTGTACGCAGGGTAAGACCTTCAGTGCCGCCAATCCAAAAACCATCATCATCGGGATTAAGTCTGCCGGATTTCTATGAAAATACGCACTTACCAACAGCATCATCAGTGTAAAGGCCAGTAAAACCATATCTAAAACATTGCGCGGCAAAGTGGAAATAACGTTAAATTTTACCTCGCTGTCAGATGCCGTCATAGATGCCCGGGCATATCTCTCTACAAAAAAGGGCTGTTTATTATATACCTTGATCTCTTTGACTGCCTGCAGGGACTCAAGCCCAAATTTAAACAGCTGTTCTGAGGCCTTCATTAACTGGAAAGAATAAACTACAATCCTTTTTCTAAGAA contains:
- a CDS encoding radical SAM protein; protein product: MGERKVSKGADVLFVYTNINGFHSDVYSFGIGYLSSVLKNSGFQPKLIIVRSKKDYKKVLKAVLEERPKVIGFSAVSSQFVFICELAKMIKRIHKGIIVCGGVHPTIFPESLFSSFLFDGFFIGESESSFVDFVSNVRAGARYQDTDNFCYVDTNRLVKNKLRPRVKNLEDLPFPDRDIYDYQSIINENNSMATIMTSRGCPFHCTYCSNYAIARVYGEENNIIRYNSVEKSLEEIDVLKTKYTFDKLYFIDDLFILNRNWLDDFLPNYKKRFKLSFMCHIRPDVCTKDILFRLKDAGCYRIFLAVESANDYIRNVVFKRDITKAQLENVFTWAKEAGLETQSVNIIGVPNETEETILETINFNRKMNPTVTGVNIFSPYEGTELGDYCREKGLLRKNNPCKFFDRRQSRLTLPTIKNAKLMKLYKRFQYLVYKDIDLLRARRVLWISNYERLERNIFLGPFFRRFRKIAKLGGNIMLPKRS
- a CDS encoding ABC transporter ATP-binding protein, coding for MLDKLRFILTKSEKKKIIFVFFGTLLLAALESFGIGIIMPIMHLFVNQDKIQTSKNLLRLYQLSGAKDNNTFLTFLIAVAFGLFVFKSLYNIFVRYIQKKMAGNIFIRLTTKVLASYLSRPYPFHLQNNSAILFKNATTAVSQFSSYFLLALLSMVTDTFILLAISCLLLAMYPFLTLFLGLMFTLTLLTTNLFLRKRIVVYSFQLMKASEQLFKFGLESLQAVKEIKVYNKQPFFVERYARASMTASDSEVKFNVISTLPRNVLDMVLLAFTLMMLLVSAYFHRNPADLIPMMMVFGLAALKVLPCVQNIYNNYNSIKYYSYNLDIVYEILKEDTAEERINEDVSINMEFPQGPEDIRLENITFQYKTAALPILKEFSLIIPKHKFIAFAGETGAGKSTLIDVVMGLLTPAKGTLYYGRAAVNPGNILEYRKNISYVPQHIFLIDDTIEANIAFGIAADKIDFAKLKQATEIAQLESVIKDLPQATKTVVGEKGIRLSGGQRQRIGIARALYRDPQILILDEATSALDGHTEARLYAALKDFKKDLTVIFVAHRASTLEQADHIYVMHAGRIIDQGSFKALLQNSDIFRKFIHQEEVGNIS